A single genomic interval of Spirosoma linguale DSM 74 harbors:
- a CDS encoding conserved hypothetical protein (KEGG: mlo:mlr3114 hypothetical protein), whose protein sequence is MQLIKATHQLIAFLLEIAMLISLGMWGFHGDKSTLEKLLPGLGMPLLAAILWGVLASPKSSYRLDLPYRLLFSFTLFCLAAFLLYRLGHTTLALVFVGIAIISTLLELVFD, encoded by the coding sequence ATGCAATTAATTAAAGCTACCCATCAACTGATCGCCTTTCTGCTTGAAATCGCCATGCTCATCTCGCTAGGCATGTGGGGATTTCACGGTGATAAATCAACCCTTGAAAAATTGTTACCCGGACTTGGAATGCCTCTTCTGGCCGCCATTTTATGGGGTGTTTTAGCGTCTCCAAAATCCAGCTACCGTTTGGATCTACCATACAGGCTCCTTTTCAGCTTTACTCTTTTTTGCCTTGCCGCCTTCCTGTTATATCGACTGGGGCATACGACGCTGGCCCTCGTATTCGTCGGGATAGCGATTATAAGTACCCTGCTCGAGCTGGTTTTCGATTAA
- a CDS encoding hypothetical protein (KEGG: bmj:BMULJ_01816 hypothetical protein), with translation MLETLMNLVQQQSGQAVINNPAIPNSQNDSVMETVAGSIMSGLGQQAQGGGLGSLLGMVTNGGSNIQQSPVTQGVQQHVEQNLMEKLGISPQVAMSVASAVVPMVLGKLMNKAADPNDSSVDGNSILGAATGKQGIDWMGMAGSAMADGKLDMNDLLRVAQGGNSGGGGLGGMLGGLFGGK, from the coding sequence ATGTTAGAGACTTTAATGAATTTGGTTCAGCAGCAGTCGGGGCAGGCCGTTATTAATAACCCCGCCATCCCGAACAGTCAGAATGATAGCGTAATGGAAACCGTTGCTGGCAGCATTATGAGTGGTCTTGGCCAGCAGGCACAGGGTGGTGGATTAGGCAGTCTTCTGGGTATGGTTACCAATGGTGGTAGTAACATTCAGCAAAGTCCCGTAACGCAGGGCGTTCAACAGCATGTTGAGCAGAACCTGATGGAGAAATTAGGCATATCACCACAGGTAGCCATGTCGGTAGCCAGTGCCGTTGTTCCAATGGTACTGGGTAAATTGATGAATAAAGCCGCCGATCCGAACGACTCCAGTGTTGACGGTAACTCCATTCTGGGTGCCGCTACAGGCAAGCAGGGAATTGACTGGATGGGCATGGCTGGATCGGCGATGGCCGATGGTAAATTGGATATGAATGATCTGCTGCGGGTTGCGCAGGGAGGCAACAGCGGTGGCGGAGGCCTCGGTGGCATGCTGGGCGGGCTGTTCGGCGGTAAGTAA
- a CDS encoding Nuclease A inhibitor family protein (PFAM: Nuclease A inhibitor family protein~KEGG: scl:sce1922 putative sugar-non-specific nuclease inhibitor NuiA-like protein) yields MTNENSKSSGDVSKNTRFIESVSTLLPDLLYPSESDETIEIVTCYLTQAEPLSVSQIKDWLMLPPSVNVEEIEEADFWEPVITEQDWYEAEEKDRTARFQKLKQVLENTLTVRQVFRVGESELDVYLLGLQADGERAGIKTKIIQT; encoded by the coding sequence ATGACGAACGAAAACTCGAAAAGTAGCGGTGATGTTTCTAAAAATACACGTTTTATTGAGTCAGTAAGTACTTTATTACCTGATTTACTCTATCCGAGTGAATCAGATGAGACGATAGAAATTGTTACGTGTTACCTTACGCAGGCTGAGCCACTCAGCGTTAGTCAGATTAAAGACTGGCTGATGCTGCCTCCTTCCGTAAATGTTGAAGAGATAGAGGAGGCCGACTTCTGGGAGCCAGTCATTACCGAACAGGACTGGTACGAAGCTGAAGAAAAGGACCGCACAGCCCGGTTTCAAAAGCTAAAACAAGTGCTGGAAAATACATTAACGGTCCGTCAGGTGTTTCGCGTGGGCGAATCTGAACTGGATGTGTACCTGCTAGGCCTTCAGGCAGACGGTGAACGGGCAGGCATCAAGACAAAAATTATACAAACGTAG
- a CDS encoding ribosomal protein L20 (TIGRFAM: ribosomal protein L20~PFAM: ribosomal protein L20~KEGG: mch:Mchl_1910 ribosomal protein L20) — protein MPRSVNHVASRARRKKVMKLAKGYFGRRKNVWTVAKNAVEKGLGYSYRDRRAKKRDFRALWIQRINAGARIHGMSYSAFMGAINKSGIELNRKVLADLAMNHPEAFAAVVAQVK, from the coding sequence ATGCCACGTTCCGTCAATCACGTAGCCTCACGGGCACGCAGGAAGAAAGTAATGAAGTTGGCCAAAGGTTATTTTGGTCGGCGTAAAAATGTTTGGACAGTTGCTAAAAACGCTGTCGAAAAAGGTCTTGGTTATTCGTACCGCGACCGTCGTGCCAAAAAACGCGATTTCCGGGCTCTCTGGATTCAGCGTATCAATGCTGGCGCACGTATTCATGGTATGTCGTATTCGGCATTCATGGGCGCGATCAACAAGTCGGGTATCGAACTCAACCGCAAAGTACTGGCCGATCTGGCCATGAATCACCCGGAAGCATTTGCTGCCGTTGTTGCACAGGTGAAGTAA
- a CDS encoding ribosomal protein L35 (TIGRFAM: ribosomal protein L35~PFAM: ribosomal protein L35~KEGG: mfa:Mfla_2001 50S ribosomal protein L35P), with translation MPKVKTNSAAKKRFKLTGTGKIKRKHAFHSHILTKKTTKQKRNLVHAALVDGPDERRIKALLNV, from the coding sequence ATGCCAAAAGTAAAAACAAACTCGGCTGCCAAAAAGCGTTTTAAGCTGACCGGCACCGGAAAAATCAAGCGGAAGCACGCCTTCCACAGTCATATCCTGACTAAAAAAACAACCAAGCAGAAGCGTAATTTAGTACACGCTGCGCTGGTTGATGGTCCAGACGAGCGTCGTATCAAAGCGTTGCTGAACGTCTAG
- a CDS encoding translation initiation factor IF-3 (TIGRFAM: translation initiation factor IF-3~PFAM: Translation initiation factor 3-like~KEGG: dds:Ddes_0489 translation initiation factor IF-3): protein MALPQRRPPRRVVEEPYKVNERILAREVRVVGENVEQGIYETNKAQAMAKAQNLDLVEVSPNAVPPVCRIVDYSKFKYEQKKKQKEIKANATKVVIKEIRFGPNTDDHDFEFKLKHAINFLKEGAKVKAYVQFVGRAIVFKDRGFQLLERFSKGLEDYGKIEAEPKLEGKRMSMFLSPKVATPKK from the coding sequence ATGGCATTACCCCAGCGGAGACCACCCCGTCGTGTGGTTGAAGAACCCTATAAAGTTAATGAGCGCATTCTGGCTCGCGAAGTGCGGGTAGTAGGCGAAAATGTAGAGCAGGGAATCTACGAGACCAATAAAGCGCAGGCAATGGCCAAAGCGCAGAACCTCGACCTCGTAGAGGTGTCGCCCAACGCGGTGCCGCCTGTCTGCCGTATTGTGGACTACTCCAAGTTCAAGTACGAGCAGAAAAAGAAGCAGAAAGAAATTAAGGCTAATGCCACTAAAGTCGTCATCAAAGAAATACGATTCGGTCCGAATACCGATGACCACGACTTTGAGTTCAAACTGAAGCACGCCATTAACTTCCTGAAAGAAGGAGCAAAGGTAAAAGCCTATGTGCAGTTCGTTGGCCGGGCCATCGTCTTCAAAGACCGGGGCTTCCAACTGCTGGAACGCTTTTCCAAAGGGCTGGAAGATTATGGCAAGATTGAAGCCGAACCAAAGCTGGAAGGTAAACGAATGAGTATGTTCCTTTCGCCAAAGGTAGCGACGCCCAAAAAATAA
- a CDS encoding threonyl-tRNA synthetase (KEGG: tgr:Tgr7_1450 threonyl-tRNA synthetase~TIGRFAM: threonyl-tRNA synthetase~PFAM: tRNA synthetase class II (G H P and S); TGS domain protein; Anticodon-binding domain protein; Threonyl/alanyl tRNA synthetase SAD) — translation MIAQDEQIRVTLPDGSVREYPKGSTGLDIATKISEGLARNVLAAKVNGVIQDATRPIDEDASVQLLTWNDAEGKATFWHSSAHLLAEALESLYPGVKFGIGPAIETGFYYDVDLGGQPFSQEDFKKVEDKMLELARQKQQYIRKPMSKADAIAYFEEKGDPYKLDLLEGLDDGTITFYTQGDFTDLCRGPHIPNTGFIKAAKLMNVAGAYWRGNEKNKQLTRIYAVTYPKQKELDDYLFLLEEAKKRDHRKLGKELELFAFSEKVGAGLPLWLPKGTVLRERLENFLRKAQVRAGYSPVVTPHIGSKQLYVTSGHWEKYGEDSFQPIRTPDPNEEFLLKPMNCPHHCEIYKTKPRSYRDLPLRLAEFGTVYRYEQSGELHGLTRVRGFTQDDAHIFCRPDQVKEEFMKVIDLVLYVFNTLGFSDYSAQISLRDPENKTKYIGSDDLWEKAESAIIEAAAEKGLPTVTELGEAAFYGPKLDFMVRDAIGRKWQLGTIQVDYNLPNRFELEYIGADNQKHRPVMIHRAPFGSMERFIAILIENSGGNFPLWLSPDQIAILPISEKYEDYANDLFFSLQENDIRGFVDLRDEKIGRKIRDAEVNKVPYMLIVGEKEAAEGTVSVRRKGQGDLGSMPIADFIQTFKREVTV, via the coding sequence ATGATTGCGCAGGACGAACAAATCCGCGTGACGTTGCCGGACGGCAGCGTTCGGGAGTATCCCAAAGGCAGCACCGGGTTGGATATTGCCACAAAAATTAGTGAAGGTCTGGCGCGCAACGTGCTGGCTGCCAAAGTAAATGGTGTTATTCAGGATGCCACCAGACCCATCGACGAAGATGCCAGTGTTCAGCTTCTGACCTGGAATGACGCCGAAGGGAAAGCAACGTTCTGGCATTCGTCGGCTCACTTACTGGCCGAAGCCCTCGAATCGCTGTATCCGGGTGTGAAATTCGGTATCGGACCTGCCATCGAGACGGGATTCTATTACGACGTTGACCTCGGTGGCCAGCCATTTTCGCAGGAAGACTTTAAGAAGGTTGAGGACAAAATGCTCGAACTGGCCCGCCAGAAACAGCAGTACATCCGTAAGCCGATGAGCAAAGCCGACGCCATTGCCTATTTTGAAGAAAAAGGCGATCCGTACAAACTCGATTTGCTGGAAGGGCTGGATGATGGAACGATCACGTTTTACACCCAGGGCGATTTTACGGATCTCTGTCGCGGGCCACACATCCCCAATACCGGATTCATCAAAGCGGCCAAGCTCATGAACGTGGCCGGTGCGTACTGGCGCGGCAACGAAAAGAACAAGCAGCTAACCCGTATTTATGCGGTAACTTATCCGAAGCAGAAAGAACTCGACGACTATCTGTTTTTGCTGGAAGAAGCCAAAAAACGCGACCACCGCAAACTGGGTAAAGAACTGGAGCTATTCGCCTTCTCGGAAAAAGTAGGTGCAGGTCTGCCATTGTGGCTTCCCAAAGGCACCGTGCTGCGCGAGCGGCTTGAGAATTTTCTGCGGAAGGCGCAGGTTCGGGCGGGATACTCGCCCGTTGTGACGCCCCACATTGGCAGCAAGCAGTTGTACGTGACCTCGGGCCACTGGGAGAAATACGGGGAGGATTCGTTCCAGCCCATCAGAACCCCCGACCCGAACGAGGAGTTTTTGCTTAAACCCATGAACTGCCCCCACCACTGCGAAATCTATAAAACTAAACCTCGTTCGTATCGCGATCTGCCCTTGCGGTTGGCCGAATTCGGAACGGTGTATCGGTATGAGCAGTCGGGCGAGTTACATGGTCTGACACGGGTACGGGGTTTTACGCAGGATGACGCCCACATCTTCTGCCGCCCCGATCAGGTGAAAGAAGAATTTATGAAGGTGATCGACCTGGTGCTGTACGTATTTAATACACTCGGTTTCTCGGACTACAGCGCCCAGATCTCCCTTCGCGATCCCGAAAATAAAACTAAATACATTGGTTCGGACGACCTTTGGGAAAAAGCTGAATCGGCGATTATCGAAGCCGCTGCGGAAAAAGGCTTGCCAACCGTAACGGAGCTGGGCGAAGCCGCTTTCTATGGACCGAAGCTTGATTTTATGGTGCGGGATGCTATTGGGCGGAAATGGCAGTTAGGAACGATTCAGGTCGATTACAACCTGCCCAACCGCTTCGAACTGGAATATATCGGTGCCGACAACCAGAAACACCGCCCGGTTATGATTCACCGGGCACCGTTCGGGTCAATGGAGCGGTTTATTGCCATTCTTATCGAAAACTCGGGCGGCAACTTCCCGCTCTGGCTCTCTCCCGATCAGATTGCGATCCTGCCGATTTCTGAAAAGTACGAAGACTACGCCAATGACCTGTTCTTCAGTTTACAGGAGAACGACATTCGTGGCTTTGTCGACTTACGCGATGAGAAGATCGGCCGTAAGATCAGAGATGCGGAGGTTAACAAAGTGCCGTATATGCTGATTGTTGGTGAGAAAGAAGCCGCTGAAGGAACGGTATCTGTCCGGCGCAAAGGCCAGGGCGATCTGGGTAGCATGCCAATTGCCGACTTCATACAAACGTTTAAACGTGAAGTAACCGTTTAG
- a CDS encoding TPR repeat-containing protein (PFAM: TPR repeat-containing protein; Tetratricopeptide TPR_2 repeat protein~SMART: Tetratricopeptide repeat~KEGG: mno:Mnod_2431 peptidase C14 caspase catalytic subunit P20) gives MKNSEERRSARLRERFTPAGIRSFSLSFVRSFVLSLAVLSLVVACSSDDRQSARIPDYPKPGDSSRIEGALRALTLAINQSSPASAYAKRAVILLAMGRLNEALADIDEAISRNDNLGSYYLTRAQVLRALQQPAKALQNAQRAEILGVDTPELYTLQGDLLQRQNQFDKAKLYIAKALQMAPYDGEAYFYKGLMAARQGDTIQALALYQHSLRLKPRYLETYNQLASIYRTTGDLNSALVYNGQALRYFPNNPRLYYGRGLIYHTEGKLDSAIVYYQQTMKVQPGYYQAYFQMGLINQKFRNYYAALNNYQRVQELRPQFPRIDTYIGYCHEQMGQYDLAIAAYTKATQLNIADRQAAAGLWRSQRRQYAQNSYNSLFLSDTAGKSSSQNRNRTEIDTTRVRISTIQPKARVTTNAGDSLQRTVKPINK, from the coding sequence ATGAAAAATAGTGAAGAGCGAAGGAGTGCAAGACTGAGAGAGCGTTTTACCCCAGCTGGAATTCGCTCGTTCAGCCTTTCATTCGTTCGCTCTTTCGTTTTATCGCTGGCCGTTTTAAGCTTAGTAGTTGCCTGTAGCAGCGATGACCGGCAGTCGGCTCGCATACCGGACTACCCAAAGCCGGGCGACAGCAGCCGGATTGAAGGCGCTTTGCGGGCACTGACACTGGCCATCAACCAGTCGTCACCGGCATCCGCCTACGCCAAGCGGGCTGTCATCCTGCTGGCTATGGGCAGGTTGAATGAGGCATTGGCCGACATCGACGAGGCCATCAGCCGAAATGATAATTTAGGGTCGTATTATCTGACCCGCGCACAGGTGTTAAGGGCTTTACAACAGCCAGCCAAAGCACTTCAGAATGCGCAGCGGGCCGAGATTCTGGGTGTCGACACCCCCGAGTTATACACATTACAGGGCGATTTATTGCAACGGCAGAATCAGTTCGATAAAGCAAAGCTCTACATAGCCAAAGCGCTGCAAATGGCGCCCTACGATGGCGAAGCTTACTTTTATAAAGGGCTGATGGCCGCTCGGCAGGGGGACACAATACAAGCTCTGGCCTTGTATCAGCATTCGCTCCGCCTGAAACCCCGCTATTTGGAGACGTACAACCAACTGGCGTCCATCTACCGCACCACGGGTGATCTCAACTCTGCTTTGGTTTATAATGGACAGGCGTTACGTTACTTCCCGAACAATCCCCGGCTATATTACGGTCGCGGGCTTATTTACCATACGGAGGGTAAGCTCGATAGTGCCATCGTCTATTATCAGCAAACGATGAAGGTGCAGCCGGGGTATTATCAAGCCTATTTTCAGATGGGGCTGATCAATCAGAAGTTTCGGAACTACTACGCAGCCCTAAACAATTACCAGCGGGTGCAGGAGTTACGGCCTCAGTTCCCACGGATTGATACCTACATTGGATATTGCCACGAGCAGATGGGTCAATACGATCTGGCCATAGCTGCCTATACCAAAGCAACCCAGCTAAACATTGCCGACAGGCAGGCCGCTGCGGGTTTGTGGCGTTCTCAACGGAGGCAGTATGCGCAAAACTCGTATAACTCCTTATTTTTGTCGGATACGGCTGGCAAATCATCGAGTCAGAATCGAAACCGAACTGAAATTGATACCACGCGTGTGCGTATTTCAACTATACAGCCAAAAGCCCGCGTGACAACCAATGCCGGCGATTCGCTGCAGCGAACCGTTAAACCAATTAACAAATAA
- a CDS encoding SAM dependent methyltransferase (KEGG: pzu:PHZ_c1897 SAM dependent methyltransferase) — translation MADIRILTPSPWADYELIDSGNFQKLERFGAYVLARPEPQAIWDKSLTDADWERRAHAVFRRDRQSPERGDWQTAPDMHDPWYVSFQQGGLNLKFKLALTTFKHVGLFPEQADNWLYIHDKVKAISATVSRPKFLNLFAYTGGASLAARQAGADVTHVDAVKPVISWARENMDHSELDNIRWVVEDAVKFVRREVRRGNRYNGIILDPPAYGRGPDGEKWVLEEHLNDLLKACADLLEREDFFFIINLYSLGFSSLILDNLMNQVFGSVPNPEWGELFMQDNYQKRLPLGVFYRFAS, via the coding sequence ATGGCTGACATTCGGATACTAACGCCCTCACCCTGGGCAGACTACGAGCTTATCGACTCGGGCAATTTTCAGAAGCTCGAACGCTTCGGAGCTTACGTGCTGGCACGCCCAGAACCCCAGGCTATATGGGATAAATCGCTCACCGATGCTGATTGGGAACGCCGTGCACACGCTGTTTTTCGGCGGGATAGGCAATCACCCGAACGGGGAGACTGGCAAACTGCGCCCGACATGCACGACCCCTGGTATGTGTCATTTCAACAGGGCGGGTTAAACCTGAAGTTCAAACTGGCTCTGACAACCTTTAAGCATGTTGGACTTTTTCCCGAACAGGCCGATAACTGGTTATACATTCATGACAAAGTAAAAGCGATTTCGGCTACTGTCTCCCGACCTAAATTCCTGAATCTGTTTGCCTACACGGGTGGGGCTTCCCTGGCCGCCCGGCAAGCCGGTGCTGATGTTACACACGTCGACGCCGTGAAACCAGTCATCAGCTGGGCTCGTGAGAACATGGATCATAGTGAGTTAGACAACATCCGCTGGGTAGTTGAAGATGCCGTTAAGTTTGTTCGTCGGGAAGTTCGTCGGGGAAACCGGTACAACGGCATTATTCTTGATCCCCCCGCATATGGGCGTGGTCCGGATGGCGAGAAATGGGTACTCGAAGAGCACCTCAATGACTTGCTTAAGGCCTGTGCCGATCTGCTGGAGCGCGAAGATTTTTTCTTTATCATAAATTTGTACTCGCTGGGTTTTTCGTCGCTCATCCTCGACAACCTGATGAATCAGGTCTTTGGCAGCGTACCCAATCCGGAGTGGGGCGAACTGTTTATGCAGGATAATTACCAGAAGCGGCTCCCATTAGGCGTATTTTACCGATTTGCATCATGA
- a CDS encoding protein of unknown function DUF55 (PFAM: protein of unknown function DUF55~KEGG: bra:BRADO0304 hypothetical protein): MNYWLVKSEPDTYGWHHFIEQGRATWDGVRNYQARNNLKGMLIGDLVLFYHSVTSPAVVGLATVVRSHFQDPTVPEDPRWVAVELEPVMAFEKPVTLAHIKAEPMLASISLIKQSRLSVMPVRADEFELILKMGQATREEAKVMSEL, encoded by the coding sequence ATGAACTACTGGCTCGTCAAATCTGAACCCGATACGTACGGGTGGCATCATTTCATTGAACAAGGTCGTGCCACCTGGGATGGCGTTCGCAATTACCAGGCCCGCAATAACCTGAAAGGCATGTTAATAGGCGATCTGGTATTGTTTTATCACAGTGTCACCAGTCCTGCCGTTGTTGGGTTAGCTACCGTGGTACGAAGCCACTTTCAGGATCCAACCGTGCCGGAAGATCCGCGCTGGGTGGCCGTTGAACTCGAACCGGTCATGGCTTTCGAAAAGCCCGTTACGCTGGCGCATATCAAAGCCGAGCCTATGTTAGCAAGCATAAGCTTAATCAAACAATCCCGCCTGTCGGTTATGCCCGTTCGTGCCGACGAGTTTGAGTTGATTCTGAAAATGGGCCAGGCAACGCGTGAAGAAGCAAAGGTGATGAGTGAACTGTAA
- a CDS encoding protein of unknown function DUF218 (PFAM: protein of unknown function DUF218~KEGG: asa:ASA_3722 SanA protein): MPREAAGVRAVKRVIKLTIALVFIGATVVLVSNWWVVYNTRNQIYFDIHELPANDVGLVLGTSKFVRTGKENLFFRYRMEATARLWKEGKVKYLILSGNNDSEYYNEPVDMQRALVKLGIPASVMTLDYAGYRTFDSVVRCKDVFNQEKITIISQNFHNARALYIGNHEGIEAIAFAAQDVPDGYSFRTLIREYLARPYALLDVYLLRPQPEKGNWERKRNS; this comes from the coding sequence ATGCCCCGCGAAGCGGCTGGAGTCCGTGCGGTCAAGCGTGTTATTAAATTGACAATTGCTTTGGTGTTTATTGGGGCGACCGTAGTGCTGGTTAGCAACTGGTGGGTCGTTTATAATACCCGAAACCAGATTTATTTTGACATTCACGAGTTACCTGCCAATGATGTGGGGCTTGTGTTGGGAACAAGTAAGTTTGTCCGGACAGGTAAGGAGAATCTGTTTTTCCGGTATCGAATGGAGGCCACCGCCCGGCTCTGGAAAGAAGGTAAAGTGAAATACCTTATTCTGAGCGGTAATAATGACTCAGAATACTACAACGAACCCGTCGATATGCAGCGGGCATTGGTTAAACTGGGGATTCCGGCGTCGGTAATGACACTCGATTATGCCGGTTACCGAACCTTCGATTCGGTCGTACGTTGCAAGGACGTGTTTAACCAGGAAAAGATTACGATTATCTCCCAAAACTTCCACAATGCACGGGCCCTCTACATTGGTAACCACGAGGGGATAGAGGCCATTGCCTTTGCCGCTCAGGATGTGCCCGACGGGTACTCATTCCGTACGCTGATTCGGGAGTACCTCGCTCGTCCCTACGCACTCCTCGACGTGTACCTGCTTCGTCCCCAGCCCGAAAAAGGCAACTGGGAACGGAAGCGTAATTCCTGA